The following are encoded in a window of bacterium genomic DNA:
- a CDS encoding fibronectin type III domain-containing protein, with translation MKWMCLVLALFFLVVSVEAQTPRYKVYSAPFPQLGGDGAEPSIGVNGTTGKVLFQSGLETLRVTFDDATSPAQTTWVITPTLLTSLFSLDPVLFTDKATNRTFVSQLDGGCSLTEYTDNDGASWNLSIGCGVPAGLDHQSIGGGPYTAQAPQHSAYPNSVFYCSQNLVTAVCSRSDDGGFTFGLGVPVYTLLQCGGRHGRVKAAPNGIVYLPNSACGLVQGLAVSENNGSTWTVRTIPGSTKGQSDPSIGIGSNGRLYFGYQNGDGRARVAVSTDQGKTWIYNVDVGASLGIMNSVFPAMVAGDDGRAAFAFLGTTTAGDYQKSSFTGTWHLYISTTFNGGKTWTTVNTTAPDPVQFGSINIQDGVQPAGRRITANMATSLVDRGDRNLLDFIDIAVDKLGRVLVAYADGCVDACASAPSSSQSRSARAAIARQSGGKRLYAAYDPVEPAKPAAPLLSGKRETSGVVLNWSQPDNGGSSITKYKIYRRTGTTSYALYKTLKANSYVDTAISNSVTYYYRVSALNSKGEGPQSNEVGF, from the coding sequence ATGAAATGGATGTGTCTTGTGCTGGCGCTGTTTTTTCTCGTTGTATCTGTTGAGGCTCAAACGCCGAGATATAAAGTTTACTCCGCGCCGTTTCCACAGCTTGGTGGAGACGGAGCTGAACCTTCGATTGGCGTGAATGGAACAACCGGTAAAGTGCTTTTTCAATCGGGCCTGGAAACTCTTCGAGTAACTTTTGATGACGCAACTTCACCTGCGCAAACCACCTGGGTGATCACTCCTACGTTGCTCACATCTCTTTTCAGTCTTGACCCGGTGCTGTTCACGGACAAAGCAACCAATCGCACATTTGTTTCTCAACTGGATGGAGGATGCAGTTTGACCGAATACACCGATAATGACGGCGCAAGCTGGAATCTCAGCATAGGATGCGGTGTACCGGCGGGATTGGATCATCAATCCATCGGTGGTGGTCCTTATACGGCTCAAGCGCCGCAGCACTCCGCGTATCCGAACTCAGTGTTTTATTGTTCCCAGAATCTCGTGACCGCCGTTTGTTCGCGGAGTGACGACGGAGGTTTTACATTTGGTTTGGGCGTCCCGGTTTACACCTTGCTGCAATGCGGTGGCCGCCATGGCCGTGTCAAGGCTGCGCCCAATGGAATCGTATACCTTCCTAACAGCGCATGCGGATTGGTACAGGGACTCGCTGTGTCTGAGAACAATGGATCGACCTGGACAGTACGAACGATACCGGGAAGTACAAAAGGGCAAAGCGATCCCTCCATTGGAATCGGGAGTAATGGGAGACTTTATTTTGGTTATCAGAACGGAGACGGACGGGCACGCGTTGCCGTTTCAACCGATCAGGGAAAGACCTGGATTTACAACGTCGATGTCGGCGCCTCTTTAGGCATCATGAATTCAGTGTTCCCGGCTATGGTCGCAGGGGATGATGGTCGCGCGGCGTTCGCTTTTTTGGGTACGACCACGGCTGGCGACTATCAAAAATCAAGTTTCACCGGGACCTGGCATCTGTACATTTCCACGACGTTTAACGGTGGAAAAACATGGACAACCGTCAATACCACGGCTCCCGATCCTGTTCAGTTCGGCTCGATCAATATTCAGGATGGTGTTCAGCCGGCAGGCCGCCGAATTACTGCCAATATGGCCACCTCATTAGTGGATCGAGGCGATCGCAATTTGCTCGATTTCATAGACATAGCAGTAGATAAATTGGGACGGGTGCTGGTTGCCTATGCCGATGGTTGCGTTGACGCATGCGCCTCTGCGCCGAGCAGCAGTCAATCCCGGAGCGCGCGTGCTGCTATCGCGCGACAGTCTGGAGGAAAACGTCTGTACGCAGCTTACGATCCGGTTGAACCTGCTAAACCTGCTGCGCCACTATTGAGTGGAAAAAGAGAAACATCCGGAGTGGTGTTGAATTGGTCCCAACCCGATAATGGAGGTTCTTCAATCACAAAATACAAAATCTATCGCCGGACTGGGACCACATCCTACGCGCTGTATAAGACTTTAAAAGCAAATTCTTATGTAGATACAGCTATTTCGAACAGCGTGACATACTACTATCGAGTCAGCGCATTGAATTCGAAAGGGGAAGGGCCTCAGAGTAACGAAGTTGGTTTTTGA
- a CDS encoding response regulator — MARPLHNSLAMQKRLLLVDDEVATLIAYRKLLSSPSVQLDTAATMEEATLFLQNSRYHVVISDLRLSGTFNLDGFEIVRLAKAKNPQTQIIVITAYGTPEVLDRAFDLGVARYFEKPVIAEDLKKAIKSLGVEI; from the coding sequence GTGGCACGCCCATTGCACAATAGCCTGGCAATGCAAAAGAGATTGCTTCTTGTGGATGATGAAGTTGCTACGCTGATCGCCTACAGAAAACTGCTCAGCAGCCCCAGCGTTCAACTGGATACGGCTGCCACCATGGAAGAAGCCACGTTGTTCTTGCAAAACAGTCGTTATCATGTTGTGATTTCCGATTTGCGTCTGTCTGGCACTTTCAATCTGGATGGCTTCGAAATTGTTCGGCTGGCAAAGGCAAAAAACCCACAAACGCAGATTATCGTGATCACTGCATATGGAACGCCCGAAGTCCTGGATCGTGCTTTTGATCTTGGAGTTGCGCGTTACTTTGAAAAACCGGTGATAGCTGAGGATCTGAAGAAGGCCATTAAGAGTTTGGGAGTCGAAATATGA
- a CDS encoding sigma-54 dependent transcriptional regulator, translating to MITTVLLVDDEAAIRFSFTKYLTRTGFQITEAATLNDARIAVGNQRFDAVLLDLNLPDGNGLDWIQEVRSMQPDVAIVVITGIGDIPSAVEAMRRGADHFLTKPVNMSDLELFLRKSLEVGSLRRKNLTHRRLAKMPQPFFGESAAMKNMIPLLQLAADNESNVLLQGETGTGKGIFARWIHYQGSRSSSTFVEVNCSSLRGELLSNELFGHVRGAFTSAVETRQGLLDVADGGTLFLDEIADMDPGVQSQFLKVLEEKRYRRLGDIQERRSDFRLICATNRNLMEEASHGRFRKDLYFRINVLAIDVPPLRQRRGDLNGLTKYILDRMGASNVRLTESATELLLKYSWPGNIRELSNVLERGILLANRQATLSKEHLPGLANEQILSSAQQDVPQRNEVQDTLKRFEGDKKKAAEALGISRATLYRRLKGQRL from the coding sequence ATGATAACGACAGTCCTTCTTGTGGATGACGAAGCTGCGATTCGCTTCTCCTTCACTAAATATCTCACCAGAACAGGTTTTCAGATCACGGAAGCCGCCACACTCAACGATGCGCGCATTGCAGTTGGAAACCAGCGTTTTGATGCTGTTTTGCTGGACCTGAATCTCCCTGATGGGAATGGTCTGGATTGGATTCAAGAAGTTCGGAGCATGCAACCGGATGTTGCCATCGTTGTAATCACAGGGATCGGAGACATCCCTTCGGCCGTTGAGGCCATGCGCCGTGGGGCCGATCATTTCTTAACCAAACCGGTGAACATGAGTGACCTGGAACTTTTTTTGCGGAAGAGTCTGGAGGTCGGCTCGCTAAGGCGCAAGAACCTCACCCATAGGCGGCTTGCTAAAATGCCTCAACCTTTTTTTGGCGAAAGCGCGGCAATGAAAAATATGATCCCGTTGTTGCAACTGGCCGCAGACAACGAATCCAATGTTTTATTGCAAGGCGAAACGGGCACCGGTAAAGGAATTTTTGCGCGATGGATTCACTATCAAGGTAGCCGCTCCTCGTCTACTTTTGTAGAAGTGAACTGTTCCAGTTTGCGCGGCGAATTGCTCAGCAATGAGCTGTTCGGTCATGTCCGCGGAGCCTTTACCTCCGCAGTCGAAACCAGACAGGGCCTGCTCGACGTGGCTGATGGTGGAACTCTTTTCCTGGATGAGATTGCGGACATGGATCCGGGAGTGCAGTCGCAATTTTTGAAGGTTCTCGAGGAAAAAAGGTATCGCAGGCTGGGAGATATTCAGGAAAGGCGAAGCGATTTTCGTTTGATCTGTGCGACAAATAGAAACCTCATGGAAGAAGCGTCGCACGGGCGGTTTCGAAAGGATTTGTATTTCCGGATCAACGTACTTGCCATCGACGTCCCTCCGCTGCGGCAACGGCGTGGTGATCTGAACGGTTTAACGAAATACATACTGGATCGGATGGGCGCCAGCAACGTCCGACTGACGGAAAGTGCGACAGAATTACTGCTAAAGTATTCGTGGCCGGGAAACATTCGTGAGCTCAGCAATGTTCTGGAAAGAGGCATTTTGCTTGCGAATCGTCAAGCCACACTCTCAAAAGAGCATCTGCCCGGTCTGGCGAATGAGCAGATTTTGTCCTCTGCGCAGCAGGATGTTCCGCAACGGAACGAAGTTCAGGATACCTTGAAGCGTTTTGAAGGCGACAAAAAGAAGGCAGCAGAAGCTCTCGGTATCTCCAGAGCTACTCTCTATCGAAGACTGAAGGGGCAGCGACTTTAG